The window AACAATTTTAAATCAGATTCAATCATATACGGCAGACCATGCACCTACTTCACTagtcaaagaaaagttttacacGTCCGTAATAAAGACATACCAATAATGACAAATCTTGATGTGATGCTGATTGATATGTTCCAACATgatcaaaaaaatatagtagtcaaagtatttattattcgacaaagatatcaaatttcaacaagaCGTAACTCAAAAACTATTCGAAAATTAACTTTCATAAATGTACAAGTGActacttttcaaattatatatttctttaaaacaaataatagcaTTATTTTCGGACCACCAGTTATGTACTAACAATATGAATATGATATTGCAGGAAACTATGGTACATggcttgattttttcaaatgttattcaaCAATTTGAGCAGCTTTTAAAGTGTAACAAAAGTTACTTATATGAAATCCAATCGTTAACGAAATAAATTCTTGTTATCCAAATGCAAACTCGAATATTGAGTTGATAATGCGAAAAGAAGCTTTAGTCACCGAGTTGCAAGAAGCCAAATTTAGTCAAACTTAATTTTCACTTCAGAGAATTTGATTATTTAGCAAGTAATTCAAATTACACTAATGACCAAAGCAtgtttccattttttttatttttatatttacgtatatttttttaatcgaataatataattatgcacatatatcaTTGACATCATCAAGAAGATTcgatcattaaataattttcaaaaacaagatgACATTGTTATTCACCGGAGGAAAGTAGTTTTGTTCAACACTTTGTGAAGCTGAATATCGAGATCGTCCCAATGTATTGCAACTATCATTAACTTTAcatgcttaaaaatatttaattattttgtatattttctcaaaattaatttttcaagtaCCAGATAATAATGCTTGTTcaagatgaaaatgaaatagcTAGAGTGACGTTGTTCGAAGAGGTTACTGAGACATTTATTGGTTgctttatcaaaaaataattgacaTGCATACTAatgtgaattaaaatatttatttgaataatattataataatccaATACATTGCCAATAAGTACAAATTTTAtattgcataaaaaaataatttggagCATTTAACAATACTTGATCAACCAAGAAaataagatcaaaattttcttttcaaattagacAAGTCTGTCTCGACTAAAAATGGAATAGCAACAATAATCGTAGATGGATTTGAGAAACCACAACTCAAGAAAAGTACTGATAAGAAAACAAAGAACTGAAAcatcaattaaatataaaatgaagATAAGAAAAGAACGAACGCAAAAGAAAGGGTAaaacaaatacaacatgaaGATAAGAAGACAACAAACACTAAGGAAAAGACAAAACcacagaaaaagaaacaaaattcatcatGTTTCAAAGgagaaatcataaaaattcaagataatgaaaaaatagatGATTTCAGTAAAATGATGAAGAAACTTAGACAAAACAGTCACACAGAGATGACCCAAAAACTGAagattaaataagaaaaaatttgataatgttttttttatattatgaattttcaatagaaaatggTTCTTTCGATTTCATTCAATATAAGTGTTTTATGTTCACTTACTTGTTACAACGTTTGTTCACCACGTGCAACGTACGTGTTACTTGGTAGTATAATAAAAATCCACATATCAAAATAATGTGGTTGTAACTTTAGGTCCGTACATATTTCAGTCTGCTGACTTACGAGTGTTAGTTGCTAGAAGCATGGTTCTAATCTGTTATAGTCTGGTAGCGACTTCCCTGATTCCGATCCTGGCTGAAGGTGAAATGGCCAAACAACTCATCGCCAAACCAAGAACAGAAGACAACATTGCTCCCTTGCAGAGAAATCCAGGCCTTCTGGTTTAAGCAAATTGGTATCCACAACTTCAAGTATTGTTTTCTTCTATGGTGAGATATTCACCCAATCTTTCAAGCTCGTTTCCTCGTCAAACCATTTCATCAGTCGGTTTTTTTCTTGTGAAAGTCTCCAAAAGCACTATACCGAACCTATACACATCACCGCTGGTCGATcctgttagttgtcccacatcggatGGATAAAATACCTATGACttacatatatggacttggacaatcctcccccatagagctagcttttggggttgagttaggtccaagtttcaTTCTTAACATGGTATCGGAGCTCAAGTTCCACCGTTACGTGTTGGACCTCCTATAGTTAGGCAACCCGTTCTGCCCataattgggtcatttgtaaactccaCGCTTCAGATGTTCATTCCTAGGCGTGAggagggtgtgttagttgtcccacatcggttgggtAAATTGCCTGGATGTTACATATAttgacttggacaatcctcccccctagagctagcttttggggttgagttaggtccaagttccattCTTAACAGATACTATTCCCTGAGTCCCATATTCGGCATTGATATTTAACAATTGGACAGGTTAAAGATATGTTCAGATCCAACATTTTGAAGTGGAATTTTATGTAGTGCACAAAATTTTTACCAGGTGCCATGTATCCGATCGTTGCAAGAGTTTTGGTTTGAGCCATTACTCCCCTTCGTCAAAGAGTTTGGCGATACCAAAATCACTAATATGGCAGTCATATAATTATCTAACAATATGTACCTAGGCTTTGAATCACAGTGAATGATAACTGATGTGTGGTCAAGATGAAGATATTCCAGGGATAACGCAACATCCATTGCTATGTTCAATCTTTGTAACAAATCCAAATAGAAAAACTTCTGGGAATAAAGCCATTCATCCAGACTCCCACCACACGTACTCTAAAACCAAAGCTTTGAAATCTCTATCAGCAGTCAATTATTTTAACTAAGTTCCTGTGGAGAATTTTGCTAAGAACTTCACATTCTGTCTTGAAACTCTTGGCTACTCTGTATGAATGCAGATTGAAAACTTTAACAGCAATAACTAAGCCATCAGAAAGCACTCCTTTGTATACTGAACCAAAACTTCCACTTCCCAGTAAATTGCTTTCATGGAAGTCATCTGTTGCGTGTAAGAGTTCTTGATATGAAATTCCACCCCATGAATCAATTAATGCACTTTCACACTCCAGTGTGCCTCTATTCGGTTTTCTTTTCCTCATTAGTATAACAATCAAAGCCACTATCAAGATTGCTGATCCTTTACAAGGTGGAACTTGTAAACGTGTTTCACCACATAGACCGGAGTTATTAAGGAACGACTGAGCAGTGAAGTTCGCAAATTTTCCTCCAGCAGGAATTGGCCCTTCTAGTCTATTATAAGACACATGAAAATATTGCAAGTACTCGAATTCCTCTAGTGACATTGGGATGAATCCAGACAAATTATTGAAGGAGAGATCCAAGGATTCCAAACCTCTTAAATTTCGAATAGACCCGGGAAGAGATCCTTCTAATATGTTTTGGGGCCAGAGAAAGGAAAGATAAGGATTCTTGATCGCCAATATTACTAGGGATCTCACCTGAGAACTGATTCTGTGATAAGTCTGGTTCTCCGACAACCTTAAGATTTTCAATAGCAGGTAGCAGGGATCCGTTAAGAATATTCGTCGACAAGTTTACGGCCGAGTGTCATTCAGGTTCCACAAGTTAAAGGGCACACGGGATTCGAATTTGTTGGAGTCTGAGTATAATCTTCTTGTGAATTTGAGCTCACCAAAGCAATCAGGAATTGCcccaatcagcatattgttacTCGAGTACAAATCCCCCAAATTTTTTAACTGACATAGATCGCTGAAGATGTATCCTTCAAGCTTATTGTATTCAAGATATACACGCACGAGTCCTGTTAATTTCCCTAGTGTTCTTGGGATGAATCCTGTCAGCTCATTGCTATTCAAGTATAAATCTTTCAAGCTAGTCAAGTTTCCAATCTCTTAAGGAATAGACCCTTTAATTCTGCATCCAAATGCCTTGAAGACCTAAAGAGAATCCGAAAAATTTCCGATGGAGGTTGGGAGGATTCCATCGACTGATTTAATGATACTTCTACAAACTCCAGCTGTCTACAATTTGTTAGTGAAGATAAGAATCTCATTTCTTGATTATAGTGTTCTCCTGTTAGATTATTCTCTCCAGTCTCCAATCAAAACGCAGCGTAAAAATTTTACATTACTAAATTCAGGTATTAGGCCAGAAAATGAGTTGGTGACCGTGACTATGACCAAGATATTAAGGTTAGAAGCTTTGCTATTGGAGCTCGGAATTACCCTTCTGAATCTGTTGTCAGACAAATAAATCTCTTCAAGACTGGGAAGCCAAAGTCCCAATGCTGATTGAAGACGGCATGAAAAACTGTTGTCAGAAAGTTCCATCATTTCTAAtgttgaaatattgaacatgaAGGATGGGATAGATCCAGATGTTTCACTGTTAGCAACATTAAATACCACAAGATTAAGTTTTGCAAGCTCTGATGGCAATTCACCTGTCAAAATAGCTACTCATGGGAAATTATTATCCAGAACCGAAGTTTATTCTGTGGCATACACATGAAatctttaaaagaaaaatcaatatcaattCTGCTCTCTAAAACACACCTGTAAAATTGTTATTAGCTAGATAAAGATATTGCAGCCCGGTGAGATTTCCAACTTGTTTAGGTATGTGACCTGTGAAGCTGTTTTCGGACAAGAAAAGAAAGAGAGGCGTTTACATCCCCATAAGTGGTAAAAAATTTGCCAGTTAGCTTATTGGAATAGAGCCACATCCGTTCCAGGTTTGGAAGATTAAAATACATGCCAACCAGCAGGCTTCCAGACAAACTGTTGTTGGCTAGATCGAGACTTATCATGGAGGACATGTTGAAGCTAAAAGATGGAATTTTCCCTGTTAGAGAGTCTCCCCGCATGCTCAATAACTCTAAACGTGTAAGATGGCCAAGTTCTGATGGAATTTCTCCTGGAGCGTAATCAAAACTCAGATACAAGGATTCTTGTAAATGAAGGCCATCATATAATAACATTATTTACAAATATGATTCTGAGATATATTTAAATCAAGTCAAGAAATTATATGACATATTTTTAGTTCAAATAGAAAAAGATACACACCGCCAGGAAATCGTTTATCCCAAGGTATAGATTTTGGAGCTTTGTTAAACTGCCAATTGATCTCGTCATGCAACCACTGAAATGATTAAAAGACAAGGACAAATCTTGAGGCTCCTCACACTTGTATATGTTGTACGGAATTTCTCCATGAAGCTGATTACTAGAGAGAAAGAGTTGATTGAGTTTCAACATATTATCGCACATATCCGGTGGAAGACTACCTGACAGGCTATTGCCAGTGAGATCGATGGATGCAAGTGAAGACATGTTGAAGATACCGTGGGGTATCACACCCGTAATGGCGTTGTACTTGAGATCTAATGATCCCAAAGAAGAAATATTGTTGATTTCTTGTGGGATATTTCCATCTAGAAAATTGTAAGCCATTCCTAATATCCTTAGCCTTGAGTTGTTGaataatgatgttgggatgctGCCAGAGAATTTGTTCCTGCCCAGAAAAATTTCCCCAAGTCTCGGTAAGGTTCCAAACCATGATGGGATTTCTCGGTAAATGCGTTGGACCCTAAATTGATCACTTCTAATCTGCGCAAATTAGAGAGGTCAGGTGGAATGGAGTCCGAAATTGTTCAAGCTGAGGTCTAAAGATATGAGAAACGTCAAGTTTCCAAAATTCGGAGCAAGGGTTGCATCCAAACTAAAACCCGAAAAATTTATGGATGTGACTCGTTGATTCCTGGTGTCGGCGCTGGAAGACACACCGATCCAGCTGCAAACGGATGCATCACTGGACCAGTTTTTGGCCAAGACTTGATAAGGGTCCAAAATGATTGAGTTCTTGAAAGCAAAAATTGAATTCTTGTCCTTGGTTAAGATAAAATCTACTTCAGCAGAGTAAATTGTGATGTTGTACAGAGAAGGTAATATTGTGGCTGCGACGAAGACAACAAATTTTGTCATGAATTTGTGCTGTTGTTCGACTTTGACGATGTTTTTGGGAAGAATATGGAGTATATCCAGCAAAACAATCAAACAATTGACTTCTTTATGCGAATGTTTGTGTAACATGGGATCAAAGTGATCTATTCTCCACGGGGAAGACTTGTAGGCAAAATTTCTCAACGGAGGAAATAATGAATACCAGGGCCACAGTTCGTTCACACAACTCGGTTATCaattggctttttttttttctttttttttttttagttttttcaaACCAAAATTAAACTGAATTGATTCACAAACTGGTCGAACTATGCGAGTTGTTTTTGGCAAAAATATattctttataatttttaaaacttagtTCTTTATTTTGAATTACAATTGAATATCATTAGCAAAATCTGGCTGCATTTTGGAGGAAAAGAGAAGAAACTAACACATactttaaaacattttttattttgattgttaTTTCTATGACTCAGATTGATTTCGGTTAGATTGCTGTAGCTTAAACAACAAAACGCGATACTGCTTGGGTTCGATTTCATTCGTGCATTTCAATCATGGGACCCAAAAATCAACCAAATTTAGGGGTTTTAAATTAAAaccaaaccaattttttttccccAGCCAACCACGGGTGATAGTCTCATCCGTCGAGTATATGAAATGATAATGCAGATAGGAAAATTTGACGACTTTTAAATTAAGATCGCCTTtccaattttaataattaaaaaccaAGGTAAAAATCTAGAGCTACCATGAAATTTCTAACTTGAAAACAAAAACCAAACTTGGGATCATGAAATACAGTTGCAAAATTACTCAAAATCACCACCAATATCAACCATATCACCGGTAGCCGGGTAAAGATTTAAGAAATTTGAGATGAAGACGCAAAATTGCTCATCCTTACCCAACAAcatattatttgattaaataccATTGAAATACTCCACCGATTTATACGACAAGCACAGCAAGGTATAATAAaacccaataaaatccaccaCATTAGTTCACATTTAAAGCTTTCAAGGCCTCAACCGTCTAGAAAAAGGCTTCTAACACAACACACACCACGCTGATACTCATGAGAATATCAAACTACTAAGCCACTCGAACCAAGTCGATGGCATTATTATCAATCACAGAAGTTATGCAAACTAGTAAAGATGCACCAACAGAAATAGTAATAGGTGAAATAACAGAGACTTGGTATGCATAAGAGTGTCACTCTTCTTCAGTCTCAGACTCAGCACTCTGCAGCCACTCCACAAACGGCTTCACATTCTTCCAAATTGGGGAGCTTTTATTGACACCATGCAAGCCTTTCTCGTACCATTCCACTAAGAACTCTTCTTCCAGCATATCGTTGTCATAAAGTGCTTTCAAGACCAAACCCACTTCTTTTACTGCCTCGGGGCTTGCTTTCACGCAAAAGCTCTCTATGGCATGAAGCAGACTTGGCTGTGAACGATCTTCCTGAACTGCAGCAGCAATGTAGTTCTTCTTCTTCGCGACCTCCTTCGAGAAACCTTTTCCAACTCCATCGAACAGGGCTTCAAAAAAGGCATCAGTTATCTCTTGGGCAGTGCCAGTGAGAGATTCCAAAAAGGGTTTGAGTTTGTTTGTGGAAGAACCTTTCGAGACATAATCCTTGATTGCATCAACAAGTTCCACATGAGCTTTGACAGATTTAACCCCATTTGCCTGTCCATTTactataggcttctcttccctTCCTGGAGAGTTCTTCCCTGATTTTGGCTTATCTTCGTTGGCCGAAAGTACGACCATACTGGCGGTAACAGCATTCAACTGCTCTTGAATTCTTTGTTGCGCAGCTGCAGCAGATGTGTCGGTCTGCCACTCAACATCATCATCGCTGCCGCCGCCAGCAGCAACTGCTGCTTCATTCTCATCTTCCTGGCTACCAGATGGCGAATGGTCCTCATCAGAGTGATGGGATTTCTTCTTGCTGGATACTCTTGGGGCCACATCCTTCAAATTACCAGTCGAGCCCTTCTTCTTTCCAGCTTCTTTCTTAAGTTTTTTCAATTCTTCATCGGCAGCCTCACCCTCTTTGAGCCGCTCCTTCTCAGCCCTCCTCATTGCTTTCTTGTCTTTTGATCCTTTCTTTGCTTCAGGAGGGTTTTTGAGAATGAATGTTGTCAGCTTGTCCCTCATGTCAACATCTGATACAAAACCACAAGCTGCACATTTGAGATTAATCATTTGCGACTTTGTGATAACAATTTCAGTTTCAGGGTTCCCACAACCATAACATTGGACAAACTTCTTGATAAAGTTCTCAAGGAGTCCAGCAAGTTTTGCTGTATCATGGGCCCCATTGACATGGGAAGTACCAGTCTTCTCATCAAACTTGGATTGAGCTCCCAGTTCACAACCAAAATACTTTGTGGTGTATGAAGCAGGCCTAGCCAATGCCTTCGCGATGTCAACCATATTGACTACGTTGGTCTTGATGCCATTTCCACGACCCTCGATTTTGGTAATCATTTTGGGCATCTTATACCTGTAGAAGGCATCATCCTGGTTTCCAGCGCCAATATTCAGCAGAGCCATTTTCTACTCTTTAATATGTATCTCTGCATGACAACTCAGAAATTAAGCAGGATATCTTTATACAGATGAAGAAAATATAACTCATCTTCGATATGGTAAAAATACCAAGCTAAGGGAGCAGTCCACATAAACTGGAAATGTTGGCCGTGAATATCGTATCCTTGCAAAGACTCTAGATGAGTGCAGCCAATTTTGATAGCGAAATGGCTATCTTTTTTTCTTGACCAAGGACAGTATTCTCCAAGTAACCCGATCGACGATAAAACGAAAGTGGCctgttcagacataaaagacgTTTCTAACTTGACTTCCTCCACTATTGCTGACTGCAGTGACCGCAGTTGTACCAATCAGTACCTGTAAAAATTTACGGAATCCAAGTACAAGTACACAAATATTATCAACTGAAAAAGAAGACTAAGAAAATGATAGTCCTCGATCAGCAGAACTAGATAGTTTTTATAATCAGATTTAAGGATAGGAGTGGCGTGAAACTCATAAATAATTTTCAGATCATTTGTTACTTCATCAGTATTAATTGGCATACTTTTGATAAGCC is drawn from Primulina huaijiensis isolate GDHJ02 unplaced genomic scaffold, ASM1229523v2 scaffold32597, whole genome shotgun sequence and contains these coding sequences:
- the LOC140968176 gene encoding eukaryotic translation initiation factor 5-like, with translation MALLNIGAGNQDDAFYRYKMPKMITKIEGRGNGIKTNVVNMVDIAKALARPASYTTKYFGCELGAQSKFDEKTGTSHVNGAHDTAKLAGLLENFIKKFVQCYGCGNPETEIVITKSQMINLKCAACGFVSDVDMRDKLTTFILKNPPEAKKGSKDKKAMRRAEKERLKEGEAADEELKKLKKEAGKKKGSTGNLKDVAPRVSSKKKSHHSDEDHSPSGSQEDENEAAVAAGGGSDDDVEWQTDTSAAAAQQRIQEQLNAVTASMVVLSANEDKPKSGKNSPGREEKPIVNGQANGVKSVKAHVELVDAIKDYVSKGSSTNKLKPFLESLTGTAQEITDAFFEALFDGVGKGFSKEVAKKKNYIAAAVQEDRSQPSLLHAIESFCVKASPEAVKEVGLVLKALYDNDMLEEEFLVEWYEKGLHGVNKSSPIWKNVKPFVEWLQSAESETEEE